A region from the Geobacter benzoatilyticus genome encodes:
- a CDS encoding sigma-54-dependent transcriptional regulator → MRKTRILVVDDEHLIRWSLEQNLKKQGYEVVSAGNGEDALRIVREEQPDLVLLDIQLPGISGLEVLEKIKEHDEEILVIMVTAHGALETAVHAMRLGAYDYINKPFNLDEMAIVIRKALETSDLRREVQRLRCEQAKKFGTPDIIGSSRHMKNVLDMMEKVAKSDASTVLVQGESGTGKELVAKWIHYRSSRAERPFVAINCAAVPATLLESELFGHEKGAFTDAKVMKKGLFELAEGGTVFLDEIGDMELGMQAKLLRFLEERTFRRIGGTKSFSVDVRIISATNRDLLKAIEEKTFRNDLYYRLQVIPIFLPPLRERREDILTLTNHFIEVFNVEFNKHVTGISKMAEKLLLDYHWPGNIRELKNVIERAIILGSEETLLLEHLPLEIVAKASSQSSGLAVFKLPPDGVDIEEVEKELIRQALEISEWNQSKAARKLNLGIDAFRYRMKKFGYLK, encoded by the coding sequence GTGAGAAAAACGAGGATTTTAGTTGTCGATGACGAGCATCTCATTCGCTGGTCCCTGGAGCAGAATCTTAAAAAGCAGGGCTACGAGGTGGTTTCGGCCGGGAATGGCGAAGATGCCCTGCGCATTGTCCGTGAGGAGCAGCCGGACCTGGTTCTGCTTGATATTCAGCTGCCTGGAATAAGCGGCCTGGAAGTCCTCGAAAAGATTAAAGAGCATGACGAGGAGATTCTGGTCATCATGGTCACGGCCCATGGAGCGCTTGAGACGGCGGTCCACGCCATGAGGCTTGGGGCTTACGATTATATCAACAAGCCCTTCAATCTCGATGAAATGGCCATTGTAATCCGCAAGGCGCTGGAAACCTCCGATCTGCGCCGCGAGGTGCAGAGGCTGCGGTGCGAGCAGGCGAAGAAATTCGGCACCCCCGACATTATCGGTTCGAGCCGTCACATGAAGAACGTGCTCGACATGATGGAAAAGGTGGCAAAGAGCGATGCGTCCACCGTTCTCGTCCAGGGCGAGTCGGGTACGGGCAAGGAGCTGGTCGCAAAGTGGATTCACTACCGTTCCTCCAGGGCCGAGAGGCCGTTCGTCGCCATAAACTGTGCGGCTGTTCCGGCAACTCTTCTTGAGAGCGAGCTCTTCGGCCACGAGAAAGGCGCCTTCACCGATGCCAAGGTCATGAAGAAAGGACTCTTCGAACTGGCAGAGGGGGGGACCGTATTTCTCGACGAAATCGGCGACATGGAGTTGGGAATGCAGGCAAAGCTCCTGCGTTTTCTGGAAGAGCGGACGTTCCGGCGCATTGGCGGCACCAAATCGTTTTCCGTGGATGTTCGGATCATTTCCGCCACGAACCGCGACCTCCTCAAAGCCATCGAAGAGAAGACCTTCCGCAATGACCTGTACTACCGGCTCCAGGTTATCCCCATTTTCCTCCCTCCCCTGCGCGAGCGGCGGGAAGATATCCTCACCCTTACGAATCACTTCATTGAAGTATTCAATGTCGAGTTCAACAAGCATGTTACCGGCATATCCAAGATGGCGGAGAAGCTTCTTCTCGACTACCACTGGCCCGGCAATATCCGGGAGCTGAAGAACGTGATCGAGAGAGCCATAATCCTCGGCAGCGAGGAAACGCTTCTTCTTGAGCATCTGCCCCTGGAGATCGTCGCCAAGGCGTCATCCCAGTCCTCGGGGCTCGCCGTATTCAAGCTTCCCCCCGATGGGGTCGATATTGAAGAGGTGGAGAAGGAGCTGATTCGGCAAGCCCTCGAAATCAGCGAGTGGAATCAGTCAAAAGCCGCCCGTAAGCTTAACCTCGGTATCGATGCTTTCCGCTACCGGATGAAGAAGTTCGGTTACCTGAAATAA
- a CDS encoding transketolase: protein MDSEKIAQLQEKARKLRADIVKALHKSQSGHTGGSLSAMDMVTALYFHEMKHNPADPAWAQRDRFVLCKGHAAPALYVALAEAGYFPKEDLMTLRRLGSHLQGHPDSKKTPGVEVCTGSLGQGLSMANGMALGLRLDGSASRVYALLGDGELQEGQVWEAAMAAGHYKLDNLCALVDVNRLQIDGEVANVMAVEPVTDKFRAFGWNVLDIDGHDMGAIVEALGNAATAKGRPTVIVARTVKGKGVSFFENKASYHGVPPSDEELPKALECLGEQCYL from the coding sequence GTGGACAGCGAAAAAATTGCCCAACTCCAGGAGAAAGCCCGGAAGCTCCGGGCCGACATCGTAAAGGCTCTGCACAAGTCCCAGTCCGGTCACACCGGCGGCTCCCTCTCGGCCATGGACATGGTTACCGCCCTTTATTTTCATGAAATGAAGCACAACCCGGCCGATCCGGCCTGGGCACAGCGGGACCGCTTCGTTCTCTGCAAGGGCCACGCGGCTCCGGCCCTCTACGTGGCGCTGGCAGAGGCGGGGTACTTTCCCAAGGAAGATCTCATGACGCTGCGGCGCCTGGGCTCCCACCTCCAGGGGCACCCCGACAGCAAAAAGACCCCCGGGGTCGAGGTCTGCACCGGCTCCCTGGGGCAGGGACTTTCCATGGCCAACGGGATGGCCCTGGGGCTTCGCCTGGACGGAAGCGCAAGCCGCGTCTATGCCCTGCTGGGGGACGGAGAGCTCCAGGAGGGACAGGTATGGGAGGCGGCAATGGCCGCCGGCCACTACAAGCTGGACAACCTCTGCGCCCTGGTGGACGTCAACCGTCTCCAGATCGACGGCGAAGTGGCCAATGTCATGGCGGTGGAGCCGGTTACCGATAAGTTCAGGGCCTTCGGCTGGAACGTGCTCGATATCGACGGACACGACATGGGGGCCATTGTTGAGGCCCTCGGTAACGCCGCGACGGCCAAGGGACGGCCGACGGTCATCGTTGCCCGCACCGTCAAGGGCAAAGGGGTTTCGTTCTTTGAGAACAAGGCTTCGTACCACGGCGTGCCCCCCAGCGACGAGGAACTTCCCAAGGCCCTGGAGTGCCTGGGTGAGCAGTGCTACCTGTAG
- a CDS encoding 2-hydroxyacyl-CoA dehydratase family protein, with product MHRVGFTTTVPLEVVIAAGKIPVDMNNVFITSPRSHQLIEEAEVDGFPRSTCGWIKGMYAAILEKGIKELIAVTEGDCSNTRALMEVLSLKGVETVPFAYPHDRQPESIRFEIEKLMRHFGVGWDAVNLSRERLGRIRRKVREIDRLTWEENRVTGAENHYYQVCTSDMNSDPDRFEADVDTFIAEARARSPFKDKLRLAYIGVPPIFDDLYQFTESLGARVVFNETQRQFAMPYDTQDMVEQYRAYTYPYDIFHRLSDILLELERRKVDAVIHYVQSFCFRQIEDMIVRQKVPLPILTLEGDKPTPLDARTKIRIEGFLEMLAG from the coding sequence GTGCACCGTGTCGGCTTTACAACAACCGTTCCCCTTGAAGTAGTCATAGCAGCGGGAAAGATCCCCGTTGACATGAACAACGTCTTCATCACCAGCCCCCGGAGCCATCAACTCATCGAGGAGGCGGAGGTGGACGGCTTCCCCCGCAGCACCTGCGGCTGGATCAAGGGGATGTACGCGGCGATTCTCGAGAAGGGGATAAAAGAGCTGATAGCGGTCACCGAGGGGGATTGCAGCAACACCCGGGCGCTCATGGAAGTGCTCTCCCTCAAGGGAGTAGAGACGGTCCCCTTTGCCTACCCCCACGACCGGCAGCCGGAGAGCATCCGGTTCGAAATCGAGAAACTCATGCGCCATTTCGGCGTGGGCTGGGACGCGGTCAACCTCTCGCGGGAACGGTTGGGGCGCATCCGGCGAAAGGTGCGGGAAATCGACCGACTCACCTGGGAAGAGAACCGGGTAACCGGCGCGGAAAACCACTACTACCAGGTCTGCACGTCGGATATGAACAGCGACCCGGACCGCTTCGAGGCCGATGTGGACACCTTTATTGCCGAAGCGCGGGCACGCAGCCCCTTCAAGGACAAACTGCGGCTTGCCTACATCGGCGTCCCCCCCATCTTCGACGACCTTTACCAGTTCACGGAGAGCCTGGGGGCACGGGTGGTGTTCAACGAAACCCAGCGCCAGTTCGCCATGCCCTACGACACCCAGGACATGGTTGAACAGTACCGGGCCTACACCTATCCCTACGACATCTTCCACCGGCTCTCCGATATCCTTCTGGAGCTGGAGCGGCGCAAGGTGGACGCGGTCATCCACTACGTCCAGTCCTTCTGCTTCCGCCAGATCGAGGACATGATCGTGCGCCAGAAGGTGCCTCTCCCCATCCTGACCCTGGAGGGGGACAAGCCGACCCCCCTGGACGCCCGCACCAAAATCCGGATCGAGGGCTTCCTCGAAATGCTGGCAGGGTAA
- a CDS encoding homocysteine S-methyltransferase family protein, whose translation MKIPFLQAIRERVLVLDGAMGTMLQERGLRPGQSPEELNLTMPGVVAGVHREYLEAGADIIVSNTFGGTRPKLEHYGLESQVREINARGVEIAKEVCGGRAYVAASMGPTGLFVEPVGEVTFDAMAAFFREQAAAFIEAGADLITLETFLDIKEIRAAVIAIRELSPTIPIIAQLTFDNEGRTVLGTSPEAAAVTLAAAGADIVGSNCGLGPDGICGVLGAMRGVTRLPLISQANAGLPKLVDGQTVFPGTPDDMTAFHDRMLELNVRVIGGCCGTTPAHIRAIKDALAGRDQSWRDCGPAAGVTYLSSRTGVVAVGGGLPAAIIGERINPTGKKAFAQELRDGKISTIRREAMEQVAAGAHLLDVNVGTPGIDEPATMERAVFCVTGSAGVPLVLDSSDPAALERGLKAADGKVLVNSVNGEAKSIERVLPLVKKYGAAVIGLALDETGIPETAEGRLAVAERIVAAAERFGIPRSDVIIDCLTLTVSAEQKRAMETLRAIRLVKESLGCGTVLGVSNISFGLPRRPLISSTFFAMALAVGLDAAIVNPKEEEMMAAWRSAMVLLNRDPRAAAYIAAYAGTAAAVAEPASTGDALDIRERLKRAVITGDRENAAALVEEALGQGLEPLQVSNEGLLPGLEEVGRRFENNLVFLPQVMQSAETMQAAFGRLKDVMKGAPAASRGKILMATVEGDIHDIGKNIVCTLLENHGFEVIDLGKNVAADRIVAKARELDVDAVGLSALMTTTMTEMENVIARLKDAGIRTFTMVGGAVVTQEYADEIGADLYARDAMEAVARIKALLEK comes from the coding sequence ATGAAAATACCTTTCCTGCAAGCGATTAGAGAGCGGGTCCTGGTGCTGGACGGGGCCATGGGGACCATGCTCCAGGAGCGGGGGCTGCGCCCCGGCCAGTCCCCGGAAGAGCTTAACCTCACCATGCCCGGGGTGGTGGCCGGCGTCCATCGCGAATACCTTGAGGCCGGGGCCGACATCATCGTTTCGAACACCTTCGGAGGCACCCGCCCCAAGCTGGAGCACTACGGCCTGGAGTCACAGGTGCGGGAGATCAATGCCAGGGGGGTGGAGATCGCCAAAGAGGTTTGCGGCGGCCGGGCTTACGTGGCAGCCTCCATGGGGCCGACGGGGCTTTTCGTGGAGCCGGTGGGGGAGGTGACCTTCGACGCCATGGCCGCCTTCTTCCGGGAGCAGGCCGCGGCGTTCATCGAAGCCGGGGCCGATCTCATCACCCTTGAAACCTTCCTCGACATCAAGGAAATCCGGGCGGCGGTAATCGCCATCCGGGAGCTATCTCCCACAATCCCCATCATCGCCCAGCTCACCTTCGATAATGAAGGGCGCACGGTGCTCGGCACCTCTCCGGAAGCAGCGGCCGTAACCCTTGCTGCGGCCGGGGCTGATATCGTCGGCTCCAACTGTGGTCTGGGGCCTGACGGCATCTGCGGTGTCCTGGGGGCCATGCGGGGGGTGACGCGGCTTCCCCTTATCTCCCAGGCCAACGCCGGGCTTCCGAAGCTGGTGGATGGACAGACCGTCTTCCCCGGCACCCCCGACGACATGACCGCCTTCCACGACCGGATGCTGGAGCTGAACGTGCGGGTTATCGGCGGCTGCTGCGGCACTACGCCTGCCCACATCCGGGCCATCAAGGATGCCCTGGCGGGCCGCGACCAGTCATGGCGCGACTGCGGCCCCGCGGCGGGGGTCACCTATCTGTCGAGCCGCACCGGTGTCGTCGCCGTGGGGGGCGGGCTTCCTGCCGCCATCATCGGCGAACGGATCAATCCCACCGGCAAGAAGGCCTTTGCCCAGGAGCTGCGGGACGGGAAAATTTCCACAATCCGCCGCGAGGCCATGGAGCAGGTGGCTGCCGGTGCCCATCTGCTGGACGTGAACGTCGGCACCCCTGGCATCGATGAGCCCGCCACCATGGAGCGGGCGGTGTTCTGCGTGACCGGGAGCGCCGGCGTGCCGCTGGTGCTCGACTCATCCGATCCGGCAGCCCTGGAGCGCGGGCTCAAGGCGGCCGACGGCAAAGTGCTCGTCAACTCCGTCAACGGCGAAGCGAAGAGCATCGAGCGGGTGCTGCCGCTGGTGAAGAAATACGGCGCCGCCGTCATCGGCCTGGCCCTGGACGAAACCGGCATCCCCGAGACGGCGGAGGGGCGGCTGGCCGTGGCGGAGCGGATCGTCGCCGCTGCGGAGCGTTTCGGGATTCCCCGCAGCGACGTGATTATCGACTGCCTGACACTCACCGTGAGCGCCGAACAGAAGCGGGCCATGGAGACCCTGCGGGCGATAAGGCTCGTGAAGGAATCCCTCGGCTGCGGCACCGTTCTTGGCGTCAGCAACATCTCCTTCGGGCTTCCGCGCCGGCCGCTCATTTCGTCGACCTTCTTCGCCATGGCCCTGGCAGTGGGGCTCGACGCCGCCATCGTAAACCCCAAGGAAGAGGAGATGATGGCAGCATGGCGCTCGGCCATGGTGCTTCTGAACCGTGATCCGCGAGCCGCCGCCTACATCGCCGCCTATGCCGGGACGGCTGCCGCCGTTGCTGAACCCGCATCGACCGGCGATGCCCTCGACATACGGGAGCGGCTGAAGCGGGCGGTCATCACCGGCGACAGGGAAAATGCCGCGGCCCTGGTGGAAGAGGCATTGGGGCAGGGGCTCGAACCGCTCCAGGTGAGCAACGAGGGGCTGCTCCCCGGCCTGGAGGAGGTGGGACGGCGCTTCGAGAATAACCTTGTCTTTCTCCCCCAGGTGATGCAGTCGGCCGAGACCATGCAGGCGGCCTTCGGCCGGCTCAAGGATGTCATGAAAGGGGCTCCCGCCGCGAGCAGGGGGAAGATTCTCATGGCGACGGTGGAGGGGGATATCCACGACATCGGCAAGAACATCGTCTGCACGCTTCTGGAGAATCATGGTTTCGAGGTGATCGATCTCGGCAAGAACGTCGCCGCCGACCGGATCGTGGCGAAGGCCCGCGAGCTTGACGTCGATGCGGTGGGGCTATCGGCGCTCATGACCACCACCATGACCGAGATGGAGAACGTCATTGCACGGCTGAAGGATGCCGGCATCCGGACGTTCACCATGGTTGGGGGGGCGGTGGTGACCCAGGAGTATGCCGATGAGATAGGCGCCGACCTCTACGCCCGGGATGCCATGGAGGCGGTGGCGCGGATCAAGGCCTTGCTTGAAAAGTAG
- a CDS encoding type II secretion system protein, producing the protein MRQIRSAYSGTVSLCQDIKGLLPRSLAPSPPRTSFLTSSAGFTYIAALIIIMIMGIMLGISGQTWKTKMQRERETELLFRGLEYQRAIRRWHQYDLIEGKPLKTTSKSRRPLNELEDLLKDPGSLGKERYLRRLYIDPFTGKEFEVVRNAQQGIIGVHVVGEEEPFKQGNFDEELILLEQKKKYKEWVFGLPEAVSPPAGAVDISSPGAIGTASPVGSAVSAAP; encoded by the coding sequence GTGAGACAGATAAGGAGCGCTTATAGTGGGACAGTCTCGCTCTGCCAGGATATCAAGGGGTTACTCCCTCGCTCCCTCGCTCCCTCGCCACCTCGCACTTCTTTTCTGACTTCCTCCGCCGGTTTTACCTACATCGCCGCCCTCATAATCATCATGATCATGGGGATTATGCTCGGAATTTCCGGGCAGACGTGGAAAACGAAGATGCAGCGGGAGCGGGAGACGGAACTCCTCTTCCGCGGTCTTGAATATCAGCGTGCCATTCGCCGTTGGCACCAGTATGATCTGATTGAGGGAAAGCCGCTCAAAACGACGTCAAAGTCACGGCGCCCCCTGAACGAGTTGGAAGATCTCCTGAAGGACCCCGGTTCGTTGGGTAAGGAACGCTATCTGCGCCGGCTTTATATCGATCCTTTTACCGGCAAGGAATTCGAGGTGGTCCGAAACGCCCAGCAGGGAATCATAGGGGTTCACGTTGTCGGGGAAGAAGAACCTTTCAAGCAGGGTAACTTCGACGAGGAATTGATTCTTCTCGAACAGAAGAAGAAGTACAAAGAGTGGGTGTTCGGTCTTCCCGAGGCCGTTTCGCCCCCGGCCGGAGCAGTTGACATTTCCTCTCCCGGCGCGATCGGGACGGCTTCTCCCGTCGGTTCCGCCGTATCAGCCGCGCCGTAG
- a CDS encoding ATP-binding protein, which translates to MILKSLTTRVIVILVALLSVGIGTFTYINLTRERRQLINAARENSHTLLNSIERSIYKSMSIGDTQDVQFILQMVGRSHDKLVGVRIFHPQGVILRSSRLEELGLPVPDGEYQLFINSRKEGVIADASFGDVLSVIEPIYNDPPCQRCHGTKRRLVGVLNVNYSLAETNRRIMEATRLSIFSAMAVILFSSAAIFLVIIRCVRQPLNNLVDNMARVEEGDLSVRMTPRANDEIGRLIASFDSMVGKLDKAKMELEEYHFQQMERADRLASVGEMAAGIAHEIKNPLAGISAAMTIIRHDFPDDDPRKEIIGEVVEQVNRLDKTVNDLLFFGKPAPPEPALVDINGILRKTLLFALQHKGGKRIEKRLDLADELPGVFVDPKQVQQVFLNLILNAVQAMEADGGTLTVESLLVERNGKRWVRSTIADTGPGIPSPIIGKIFTPFFTTKAQGTGLGLAICHKLITQHGGTLTVTSEDGKGTMFTIDLPVHPMEDEP; encoded by the coding sequence TTGATCTTAAAGAGTTTGACAACGAGAGTCATTGTCATACTGGTAGCTCTCCTGTCAGTGGGGATCGGCACCTTCACCTATATCAATCTCACGCGGGAGAGACGGCAGCTCATCAATGCGGCCCGCGAAAACAGCCACACACTCCTGAATTCCATCGAACGCAGCATCTACAAATCAATGAGTATCGGCGACACCCAGGATGTGCAGTTCATCCTGCAGATGGTGGGGCGTAGCCACGATAAGCTGGTGGGAGTCAGGATTTTTCATCCCCAGGGGGTAATTCTCCGTTCGTCAAGGCTCGAGGAGTTGGGGCTGCCGGTTCCCGATGGGGAATACCAGCTTTTCATCAACAGCCGCAAGGAAGGAGTCATTGCCGACGCTTCGTTTGGCGATGTTCTCAGTGTCATAGAGCCGATTTACAACGATCCTCCGTGCCAGCGTTGCCACGGAACCAAGCGGAGACTTGTCGGGGTTTTGAACGTCAACTACTCCCTTGCGGAAACCAATCGCCGCATTATGGAGGCGACGAGACTCTCCATCTTTTCCGCCATGGCGGTCATCCTCTTTTCCTCTGCGGCAATTTTCCTTGTCATTATCAGATGTGTCCGGCAGCCCCTGAACAACCTTGTCGACAATATGGCACGGGTGGAGGAGGGGGATCTTTCGGTGCGCATGACTCCCCGGGCCAACGACGAGATCGGCCGACTCATCGCCAGTTTCGATTCCATGGTCGGCAAGCTCGACAAGGCCAAAATGGAGCTGGAAGAGTATCACTTCCAGCAAATGGAGCGGGCCGACCGTCTTGCTTCGGTGGGAGAAATGGCGGCAGGTATCGCCCATGAGATTAAAAACCCGCTGGCGGGTATTTCGGCGGCCATGACCATTATCCGCCACGATTTTCCCGACGACGACCCCCGCAAGGAGATTATCGGCGAGGTGGTCGAGCAGGTGAACCGTCTCGACAAGACAGTGAACGACCTCCTCTTCTTCGGTAAGCCGGCTCCGCCGGAACCGGCTCTTGTTGATATCAACGGCATTTTGCGCAAAACGCTTCTTTTTGCCCTCCAGCACAAGGGTGGAAAACGCATTGAGAAGCGGTTGGACCTGGCTGATGAACTCCCCGGAGTCTTTGTCGATCCCAAACAGGTGCAGCAGGTTTTCCTGAATCTCATCCTGAATGCGGTTCAGGCAATGGAGGCGGACGGTGGGACGCTCACCGTCGAGAGCCTGCTGGTTGAGCGCAACGGAAAGCGTTGGGTGCGCAGCACCATCGCCGATACCGGCCCCGGCATCCCTTCGCCGATTATCGGCAAGATATTTACCCCCTTCTTTACAACCAAAGCACAGGGGACCGGTTTGGGGCTCGCCATCTGCCACAAGCTGATTACCCAGCATGGCGGGACGCTTACCGTTACCTCCGAGGACGGCAAGGGGACCATGTTCACCATTGATCTTCCGGTTCACCCCATGGAGGATGAGCCGTAA
- a CDS encoding GerMN domain-containing protein, whose product MEKNKSPRREQFMFAAFLIVAIVLGLLIFGKYQASRDLPVTRPEPKPAGTMQVTLFFATPDADGLGREGRQITACETLPECVRSLLDEVANGPVGDLHPTLPPNIAVRDVRIDGETAVLDFGNELIAGLPGGSSAEMAAVYSVVDTICLNYPQIKGVKFLVDGAEVDTLKGHLDLNQPINPDFSLEKPSTP is encoded by the coding sequence ATGGAAAAAAACAAGTCCCCCCGCAGGGAACAGTTCATGTTTGCCGCGTTTCTCATCGTTGCAATCGTCCTCGGCCTTTTGATTTTCGGCAAGTACCAGGCGAGCCGCGACCTTCCGGTGACCAGGCCCGAGCCGAAACCGGCGGGGACCATGCAGGTTACGCTTTTCTTCGCTACCCCCGATGCCGATGGCCTTGGGCGGGAGGGGCGCCAGATCACTGCCTGCGAAACTCTCCCCGAATGCGTCCGGTCCCTTCTGGACGAGGTGGCCAACGGGCCGGTGGGCGATCTTCATCCGACCCTGCCGCCGAACATTGCGGTAAGGGATGTGCGGATCGATGGGGAAACGGCGGTGCTGGATTTCGGCAACGAACTCATTGCAGGACTGCCGGGAGGGAGCTCTGCCGAGATGGCGGCGGTTTACTCGGTGGTGGACACCATCTGCCTCAACTACCCCCAGATAAAGGGTGTGAAGTTTCTCGTCGACGGCGCGGAGGTGGATACCCTCAAGGGGCATCTTGACTTGAACCAGCCGATTAACCCTGATTTTTCTCTGGAAAAGCCGTCCACTCCGTAG
- the murI gene encoding glutamate racemase, producing the protein MPWKAIGIFDSGVGGLTVLKEIIKALPQEDTIYFGDTARVPYGTKSPETVTRYSLEIASFLVHRDIKLLVVACNTASACALEALQKTLSIPVVGVIEPGARRAAAVTRSGKVGVIGTEGTIRSSAYAKAIKRINPEVEVVTRACPLFVPLAEEGWTDNEVARLTARTYLAGLQEAGVDTLVLGCTHYPLLKRVIGETIGEEVKLVDSAEETARTVAEILQGRDLLRPHGEQGNHHYFVSDVPAGFIRVGNRFLGGRLGDVYQVSLDAEKG; encoded by the coding sequence GTGCCCTGGAAAGCCATCGGTATCTTTGATTCGGGGGTCGGCGGCCTCACCGTCCTCAAGGAAATCATAAAGGCCCTCCCCCAGGAGGACACCATCTATTTCGGCGATACTGCCCGGGTCCCTTACGGGACCAAGTCTCCCGAAACCGTCACCCGTTACAGCCTCGAAATCGCCTCTTTTCTCGTGCACCGCGACATAAAGCTTCTGGTGGTGGCCTGCAACACGGCCTCTGCCTGCGCTCTTGAAGCCCTGCAGAAGACCCTCTCCATCCCCGTGGTCGGCGTTATCGAGCCGGGGGCCCGCCGGGCCGCCGCCGTGACCCGCAGCGGCAAGGTGGGGGTCATCGGCACCGAGGGGACTATCCGGAGCAGCGCCTATGCCAAGGCGATCAAGCGGATTAATCCCGAGGTGGAAGTGGTGACCCGCGCCTGTCCCCTTTTTGTCCCCCTGGCCGAGGAGGGATGGACCGACAACGAAGTGGCCCGCCTCACCGCCCGCACCTACCTGGCGGGGCTTCAGGAGGCGGGGGTCGATACCCTCGTCCTCGGCTGCACCCACTATCCTCTGCTCAAGCGGGTGATCGGCGAAACCATCGGCGAAGAGGTGAAGCTTGTGGATTCGGCCGAGGAGACTGCCCGTACCGTTGCCGAGATTCTTCAGGGGCGGGACCTCCTGCGTCCCCACGGCGAGCAGGGCAATCACCACTATTTCGTTTCCGACGTGCCGGCGGGATTCATCAGGGTCGGCAACCGGTTCCTGGGGGGCAGGCTTGGCGATGTTTACCAGGTAAGCCTCGATGCCGAGAAGGGATAA
- a CDS encoding transketolase family protein: MSTMIATRDAYGQTLAELGEENNSIVVLDADLSGSTKTSTFAKKFPERFFNMGIAEANMVGTAAGLAATGKIPFVSTFAIFAVGRAWEQVRQSVAYPGANVKIVATHGGVTVGEDGGSHQSVEDIAIMRAVPNMTVIVPADGPETSRAIRAAAAYKGPVYVRLGRNKVPTVTPEDVPFEIGKGVQLADGTDVTFVTTGLMTGQAVAAAEALKAEGVSARVVHLATVKPLDGEILLKAARETGAIVTAEEHSIVGGLGGAVAEFLGEHCPTPMKRVGLNDRFGTSGKAEELLKYFGLMPADLAEAAREIIARKGSR, encoded by the coding sequence ATGAGCACCATGATCGCCACCCGCGACGCCTACGGTCAGACCCTGGCGGAGCTGGGTGAGGAGAACAATAGCATCGTCGTCCTGGACGCCGACCTTTCCGGCTCCACCAAGACTTCCACCTTTGCCAAGAAGTTCCCCGAGCGTTTCTTCAACATGGGTATCGCCGAGGCCAACATGGTCGGCACCGCCGCAGGCCTTGCCGCAACCGGCAAGATCCCCTTCGTATCGACCTTCGCCATTTTTGCCGTGGGCCGGGCCTGGGAGCAGGTGCGCCAGTCGGTGGCCTATCCCGGAGCCAACGTTAAGATCGTCGCAACCCACGGGGGCGTCACCGTTGGCGAGGACGGCGGCTCCCACCAGTCGGTGGAAGACATTGCCATAATGCGCGCCGTCCCCAACATGACCGTCATCGTCCCGGCCGACGGCCCGGAAACCAGCCGGGCGATCCGTGCGGCTGCCGCGTACAAGGGGCCGGTTTACGTGCGGCTCGGCCGCAACAAGGTGCCGACGGTTACGCCCGAGGATGTCCCCTTCGAGATCGGCAAGGGGGTTCAGCTGGCCGACGGCACGGACGTGACCTTCGTGACCACCGGCCTCATGACCGGCCAGGCCGTGGCTGCGGCCGAGGCCCTGAAAGCGGAAGGCGTTTCCGCACGGGTGGTGCACCTGGCCACCGTGAAGCCCCTTGACGGTGAGATTCTGCTGAAGGCGGCCCGGGAGACCGGCGCCATCGTCACTGCCGAGGAGCACTCCATCGTCGGCGGTCTGGGCGGCGCCGTGGCCGAGTTCCTCGGCGAGCACTGTCCCACCCCCATGAAGCGGGTCGGTCTCAACGACCGTTTCGGTACCTCCGGCAAGGCGGAAGAACTCCTCAAGTACTTCGGACTCATGCCGGCTGATCTTGCCGAGGCTGCCCGGGAGATTATCGCCCGCAAGGGGAGCAGGTAG